One genomic segment of Amycolatopsis sp. WQ 127309 includes these proteins:
- a CDS encoding ABC transporter substrate-binding protein, which translates to MKARIPVLAAALLLVVSGCSAGSSASVSAGPDTLSVGFTAEPANFDFTKTDGAAIPQALLYNVYEGLVKLDSQGRVVPLLAKSWTISPDRKTYDFQLQQGVEFSNGAPFTAEDVKFSLLRVKTDWTISIKSTMDVVDHVDVVAPDHARVVLSKPSNGWLFSLTSRLGAMFSPTGVADLANKPIGTGPYVVAARKRGDSVVLKANPSYWGRKPAYRTVVLKYIKDPTALNNALYSNGIDVISTITAPDSIPQFQADDRFQVVQGTSNSEVTLAFNNKRAPLTDPRVRQALTYAIDRKALLDTAWAGRGTLIGSMVPPTDPWYEDLSNVHPFDPGKARALLSEAGATNLNLRMRIPNLPYAVSAAQVVQSQLADVGVRTTIEPLDFPAVWLKQVFTDHDYDLSIIQHVEARDITTFGKPTYYWGYDNKRVQQLLAEADSGTPEQQVADMKLVAEQLNTDAAADWLFLFPNVIVAKAKVGGFAANQVSESFDLTGLAPR; encoded by the coding sequence ATGAAAGCCCGGATTCCCGTGCTGGCAGCGGCGCTGCTGCTCGTGGTGTCCGGCTGCTCAGCCGGCTCGTCGGCGAGCGTTTCCGCTGGTCCGGACACCCTTTCCGTCGGGTTCACGGCGGAGCCGGCCAACTTCGACTTCACCAAGACCGACGGTGCCGCGATCCCGCAGGCGTTGCTCTACAACGTCTACGAAGGCCTGGTGAAGCTCGACTCGCAGGGTCGCGTCGTGCCGTTGCTCGCGAAGTCGTGGACCATCAGCCCGGACCGGAAGACCTACGACTTCCAGTTGCAGCAAGGGGTCGAGTTCAGCAACGGCGCGCCGTTCACCGCCGAGGACGTCAAGTTCTCGCTGCTGCGTGTGAAGACCGACTGGACGATCTCGATCAAGTCCACAATGGACGTCGTCGACCACGTCGACGTCGTGGCGCCGGACCACGCGCGGGTCGTGCTGTCGAAGCCGTCGAACGGCTGGCTGTTCAGCCTCACGAGCCGGCTCGGCGCGATGTTCAGCCCGACCGGCGTCGCCGACCTGGCGAACAAGCCGATCGGCACCGGGCCGTACGTCGTGGCGGCCCGCAAGCGCGGTGACTCCGTCGTGCTCAAGGCGAATCCGTCGTACTGGGGCCGGAAACCGGCGTACCGGACAGTTGTGCTGAAGTACATCAAGGACCCGACCGCGTTGAACAACGCGCTGTATAGCAACGGCATCGACGTCATCTCCACGATCACCGCGCCCGACTCGATCCCGCAGTTCCAGGCCGACGACCGGTTCCAGGTGGTGCAGGGCACGTCGAACAGCGAGGTCACGCTGGCGTTCAACAACAAACGCGCGCCGCTGACCGACCCGCGGGTGCGCCAGGCGCTGACGTACGCGATCGACCGGAAGGCGTTGCTGGACACGGCGTGGGCCGGACGCGGCACGTTGATCGGCAGCATGGTCCCGCCGACCGACCCCTGGTACGAAGACCTGTCGAACGTCCACCCGTTCGATCCCGGCAAGGCGAGGGCGCTGCTGAGCGAGGCGGGCGCGACGAACCTGAACCTGCGGATGCGGATCCCGAACCTGCCGTACGCCGTGTCGGCCGCGCAGGTCGTCCAGTCGCAGCTGGCCGACGTCGGCGTCCGGACGACGATCGAGCCCCTGGACTTCCCGGCCGTCTGGCTGAAGCAGGTCTTCACCGACCACGACTACGACCTGTCGATCATCCAGCACGTCGAGGCGCGCGACATCACGACGTTCGGCAAGCCGACGTACTACTGGGGCTACGACAACAAGCGCGTCCAGCAGCTGCTCGCCGAAGCCGACAGCGGGACGCCGGAGCAGCAGGTCGCGGACATGAAACTCGTGGCCGAGCAGCTCAACACGGACGCCGCCGCGGACTGGCTCTTCCTGTTCCCCAACGTGATCGTGGCGAAGGCCAAGGTCGGCGGGTTCGCGGCCAACCAGGTCAGCGAGTCGTTCGACCTGACCGGGCTGGCGCCGCGATGA